From Lycium ferocissimum isolate CSIRO_LF1 chromosome 12, AGI_CSIRO_Lferr_CH_V1, whole genome shotgun sequence, one genomic window encodes:
- the LOC132039754 gene encoding uncharacterized protein LOC132039754, translating to MLEGKALIEDTDMPVKMQIQAMSWASQALDVYDVLDCKSIAAHIKKEFDQKYGGGWQCVVGSNFGCFFTHTKGTFIYFTLETLNFLIFKGASSP from the exons ATGTTAGAAGGCAAAGCTCTGATTGAAGACACAGACATGCCAGTGAAGATGCAGATCCAAGCCATGTCATGGGCTTCTCAAGCTCttgatgtttatgatgttttagACTGCAAATCTATTGCTGCTCACATCAAGAAG GAGTTTGACCAGAAGTATGGAGGTGGATGGCAGTGTGTGGTGGGATCAAACTTTGGGTGTTTCTTTACTCATACTAAAGGAACATTTATCTATTTCACTTTGGAGACTCTTAACTTCCTCATCTTCAAAGGAGCCTCTTCTCCTTGA